From the genome of Deltaproteobacteria bacterium, one region includes:
- a CDS encoding acyl-CoA thioesterase, with the protein MKSAEAKWAEIRHQVAFYELDPIQVVWHGNYLNYFEKARTALFNENGVDLYEFYAREGILFPIIKTSTKHIAPLRYHDELICRATIVDARVKLVVDFEIRKIHDGGVCTRGRTEQVAVRAPDMEMLFSVPGEIRRALGFWP; encoded by the coding sequence ATGAAATCCGCCGAAGCGAAGTGGGCGGAGATACGTCATCAGGTGGCGTTTTACGAGTTGGACCCCATTCAGGTGGTCTGGCACGGCAACTACCTGAATTATTTCGAAAAAGCGAGAACCGCCCTGTTCAATGAAAACGGCGTCGACCTCTATGAATTCTACGCACGGGAAGGTATCCTCTTTCCCATCATCAAGACCTCGACCAAACACATCGCGCCCCTGCGTTATCACGATGAGTTGATCTGCCGCGCCACCATCGTCGATGCCCGGGTAAAGCTCGTCGTTGACTTTGAAATCCGTAAAATTCACGACGGCGGGGTCTGTACCCGTGGGCGGACGGAGCAGGTCGCCGTCAGGGCACCGGACATGGAAATGCTCTTTTCCGTGCCCGGAGAAATCCGGAGAGCCCTGGGTTTCTGGCCATGA
- a CDS encoding aromatic amino acid lyase → MNMSKREEIIIDGEPLPLEAFLAVARDRVPVKLSESPAFREHLRRSVVSLENAINEGTPVYGVSTGYGKSCGTRLNRTQVLNHQGSNPVRFHGCGTGEPIGIEATRAAMLCRLVCLSRGYSGVTMALLEQLALFLNLGITPVVPAEGSVGASGDLTPMSYVAAALAGERDVYYEGRRMPAAQALQMSGIKAHTFAPKEGIAMINGTSTMTGLAILAVERAGRILEGAMAATALGVHALKGKALHFHPVVGEAKPHPGQIHVARRLVDLLQLKKGSGDDLESRTEGDLQDPYSLRCAPQIAGVLYDALTWIRRWVETEANSANDNPIFDPETGQTLMNGNFYGGHLAFAMDALKTAVASVADMSDRQVTLLVDPLLNRGLPGDLVGVKGESSVFHHGFKAMSLSASALAAEALKLTMPAGSFSRSTESHNQDKVSMGTIAARDAERVCTLAERTLAIHLLAAAQACSIRGNVDRRPHLRPVLNKIREISAPLIEDREMDRDIEGLAQAISRDDFWRPHP, encoded by the coding sequence ATGAACATGTCAAAGAGAGAGGAAATCATCATCGATGGAGAGCCTCTGCCGCTGGAGGCGTTTCTCGCCGTAGCCAGAGATCGGGTTCCCGTTAAACTGAGCGAAAGTCCCGCCTTTCGGGAGCATCTTCGTCGCAGCGTCGTCAGTTTGGAAAACGCCATCAACGAGGGCACGCCGGTTTACGGAGTCTCGACCGGGTATGGGAAGTCCTGCGGGACCCGTCTCAACCGGACCCAGGTGCTGAACCATCAGGGCTCAAACCCCGTCCGTTTTCACGGTTGCGGGACAGGTGAGCCGATCGGGATTGAAGCCACCAGGGCGGCCATGCTCTGCCGCCTCGTCTGCCTGTCCCGGGGTTACTCGGGGGTGACCATGGCGCTTTTGGAACAGCTCGCCCTGTTCCTCAATCTGGGGATTACGCCCGTCGTTCCCGCCGAAGGATCCGTGGGGGCGTCAGGCGACTTGACCCCCATGTCCTATGTGGCGGCCGCCCTTGCGGGGGAAAGAGACGTCTATTATGAAGGACGGCGTATGCCCGCCGCCCAGGCCCTTCAGATGTCCGGCATCAAGGCCCACACGTTCGCCCCCAAGGAAGGCATCGCCATGATCAACGGGACCTCCACCATGACGGGCCTTGCGATTCTGGCCGTTGAACGGGCCGGCCGCATTCTGGAAGGGGCGATGGCCGCCACCGCCTTGGGTGTTCACGCTTTAAAGGGGAAGGCCCTTCACTTTCACCCCGTCGTCGGAGAAGCCAAGCCGCACCCGGGACAGATCCATGTTGCCCGTCGGCTTGTCGATCTGTTGCAACTCAAGAAGGGAAGCGGTGACGATCTGGAATCCCGGACCGAGGGGGATCTGCAGGATCCTTATTCCCTCCGATGCGCGCCCCAGATTGCCGGTGTTCTTTATGACGCCCTGACCTGGATAAGGCGGTGGGTCGAGACGGAAGCCAACAGCGCCAACGACAACCCGATTTTCGACCCGGAAACGGGGCAGACCTTGATGAACGGCAATTTCTACGGGGGACACCTGGCCTTCGCCATGGATGCCCTGAAAACGGCGGTGGCTTCCGTTGCCGACATGTCGGACCGGCAGGTTACCCTGCTGGTCGATCCGCTCCTCAATCGCGGTCTGCCCGGTGACCTTGTGGGGGTGAAGGGTGAATCATCGGTGTTCCACCATGGTTTCAAGGCCATGTCCCTGTCCGCTTCGGCCCTGGCGGCGGAAGCGCTCAAGTTGACCATGCCGGCGGGGTCCTTCTCCCGTTCCACCGAATCACACAACCAGGACAAGGTCAGCATGGGAACCATTGCGGCGCGGGACGCGGAACGGGTTTGCACACTGGCTGAGAGAACGCTGGCCATCCATCTGCTGGCGGCTGCCCAGGCGTGCAGTATTCGGGGGAATGTGGACCGGCGGCCCCACCTCCGGCCCGTTCTGAATAAAATTCGTGAAATATCGGCACCCCTCATTGAGGATCGCGAGATGGACCGGGATATCGAGGGGCTTGCTCAGGCCATAAGCCGGGACGATTTCTGGAGGCCTCATCCATGA
- a CDS encoding radical SAM protein: MKFKLIYPKWRKLLRQTEFHLPPHGPVVFAATIPPEWDVEFTDENVETLELDDSPDFVGISMMLTSQVKRGWEIADHYRRRGIKVMFGGIATMLHAEETMAHADTVFLGEAEGRMEAVFEDFRHGRLKPKYDYMTDFPADDLIGTARRSILKRDLYNYKGVQMVDLVHASRGCRFNCYPCCVSFLGGRKFRPRPYDRVIEEMAAIDNNRLFIVDNSLAQNKAWEMGLFREMIPLKKKWCCHPIEDDDKVLDLAAQAGAWYVYQAIYDTSERIRNRIRRYKDHGIAVEGTILLGLDGQTENDILRLVDFLLEVELDLAEFTILTPFPHTRTFDDYQREGRIFSYDWNDYTADRVVFQPDKISPERLQELYHYAWDTFYEEEPQSYKMFKLLQKVAVREKADGTYRGRRRDLIEQRFGKQEETVGGPS, from the coding sequence ATGAAATTCAAGCTCATTTATCCGAAATGGAGAAAGCTGTTACGGCAGACGGAATTTCACCTGCCGCCCCACGGCCCCGTGGTTTTTGCCGCCACCATCCCCCCCGAGTGGGACGTCGAATTCACAGACGAAAATGTGGAAACCCTGGAACTCGATGATTCTCCTGATTTCGTCGGCATTTCCATGATGCTCACCAGCCAGGTGAAACGGGGCTGGGAAATTGCGGATCATTACCGTCGCCGGGGCATCAAGGTCATGTTCGGCGGGATTGCCACGATGCTCCATGCCGAGGAAACCATGGCGCATGCCGATACCGTCTTTCTGGGGGAAGCGGAAGGGAGAATGGAAGCGGTTTTTGAGGATTTCAGGCATGGCCGCCTCAAGCCAAAGTATGATTACATGACCGATTTTCCTGCGGATGATTTGATCGGCACGGCCCGCCGGAGCATCCTGAAACGGGATCTGTATAATTACAAGGGTGTCCAGATGGTCGATCTTGTCCACGCCTCCCGGGGCTGCCGGTTCAACTGCTACCCGTGCTGCGTGAGCTTCCTGGGCGGGAGGAAATTCCGTCCCCGTCCCTATGACCGGGTCATTGAGGAAATGGCCGCCATTGACAACAACCGTCTGTTCATCGTGGACAATTCCCTTGCCCAGAATAAGGCCTGGGAGATGGGTCTTTTCCGTGAAATGATCCCCCTGAAAAAAAAGTGGTGCTGCCACCCCATCGAGGATGACGACAAGGTCCTCGATCTTGCCGCCCAGGCCGGGGCCTGGTACGTTTACCAGGCGATCTATGACACGTCTGAACGTATCCGCAACCGGATCCGCCGCTACAAGGACCACGGGATCGCCGTGGAGGGAACGATTCTTCTCGGACTGGACGGCCAGACGGAAAACGACATCCTTCGCCTCGTGGATTTCCTGCTGGAGGTCGAACTGGATCTGGCCGAATTCACGATCCTGACCCCGTTTCCCCATACCCGGACTTTCGATGACTATCAGCGGGAAGGCCGGATCTTCTCCTATGACTGGAATGATTACACGGCGGATCGGGTCGTTTTTCAGCCGGACAAAATATCGCCGGAGAGGTTGCAGGAACTGTATCATTACGCCTGGGACACCTTCTACGAGGAGGAGCCGCAATCCTACAAGATGTTCAAGCTGCTTCAGAAGGTGGCGGTTCGGGAAAAGGCCGACGGCACTTACCGGGGCAGGAGGCGTGATTTGATTGAACAACGGTTTGGAAAACAGGAAGAAACGGTGGGAGGCCCGTCATGA
- a CDS encoding outer membrane lipoprotein carrier protein LolA, whose amino-acid sequence MMVKKSIPHLGLAGVVILVCFCLVGWGETWEEIERDAADIVSIRAEFSQYKHLKILAKPLVSQGRFYFQKPDSIRWEYRDPVKSVLLMHRGDVRRFTVGSRGLVEEAAGAVSSMQIVVREIGLWSQGRFRESDHFRAEIRRGGEGKLVLTPRDKAFAAMIERIEIVPSPRRKGAIKSVKIVESEGNFTLLTFANVEMNEKIAETVFRNAE is encoded by the coding sequence ATGATGGTCAAAAAAAGCATCCCGCATCTTGGGCTGGCAGGCGTCGTGATTCTGGTCTGTTTCTGTCTCGTCGGCTGGGGTGAAACGTGGGAGGAAATTGAACGGGATGCGGCGGATATTGTTTCCATCCGCGCCGAATTCAGCCAATACAAGCATCTGAAGATTTTGGCGAAACCCCTCGTTTCACAGGGACGGTTTTATTTTCAGAAACCCGATTCAATCCGCTGGGAATACAGGGACCCCGTGAAAAGCGTCCTGCTCATGCACCGGGGTGACGTCAGGCGTTTCACCGTGGGGAGCCGCGGTCTCGTCGAGGAAGCGGCGGGGGCCGTCTCGTCGATGCAGATTGTTGTCCGGGAGATCGGGCTCTGGAGTCAGGGACGCTTCAGGGAAAGCGACCACTTCCGGGCGGAAATCAGGAGGGGGGGGGAGGGGAAACTTGTTCTCACGCCACGCGATAAGGCCTTTGCGGCCATGATTGAGCGGATTGAAATTGTTCCCTCCCCCCGACGGAAAGGCGCCATAAAATCCGTCAAGATAGTCGAGTCGGAGGGGAACTTCACCCTGCTGACATTTGCGAACGTCGAAATGAACGAAAAGATCGCCGAAACGGTCTTCCGGAATGCGGAATGA